Genomic DNA from Candidatus Sulfurimonas marisnigri:
CTCAAAAGTGGGTGCTTCATCAAGTCTCATAGCAGTTACACTTACATCTAAAGTTGGGTAATGTGCACTCATAGCTTGATTATAAAGAGTGTCAGCTATCTTTAAAGAAATGTCCGATACCCTCAACTGCTTGTTGTTTTCAAGAGCGATAGCTATAGCTTCATCAAGTGTCACACTTTGTGCGTATAGCGAAGTTGCCAGGACTACTGAAAGTAGTAAAGTTTGTTTTTTTATCATCTATTTTCCTTTTTTGTTAAGATGGTTTGTTTTGTCGTAAAGCTCCTGAAATGGCTTCAAGTCTTCTAATTTTGAATCTGAGATCATCTCAGTTTTATATAATGTTAAAAGCTGTCTCCCTCTTTTAGTTTTGTGTATATTTTTCGCTCCATTACTTATCAATTTTTTTGTATTTTCGTTCATAGATTTACTCAAAAAACCAAATGTCGTAGCTTGTAAATTTGTAATTTCTATAATTTTTAGTTTTTGTCCAATCTGGGGATTTAACTCTGTTGCAAGAGCGTAAGACTTATTTGTGCTCACAGCAGCCTTCACTTTGCCAAAAAATAGTTTTAATAGTGCTCTTTGACGGCTTGGATATGTCTCAAACTTTGTAGTGAGATTTTCTAGTTTTTCCTTGATTTTATACTCTATATAAAGCTTAGCTGCTTCATCATATTCTTGAATGGATATAGATTTACCTTCCAAATCACTTAGAGTATTGATGCCACTCTCTTTATTTACTACAACGACAAAAGTCTCTTTTTCACCATTTAAAAAAGCTTGAGCAAAACCATCTGAGAGCTTAGATAAATCAAAATATTTTACAAAGACCAGACCAAAAGCAGCTACATAATCAAGCTTGCCATCTGCAAAATCTTGTGCCATATGTGCTGGGTTTTCATATATTGTGGTACTCGTATCTAAATTTATCTCTTTTGCAATCTCTTTTAACCAAACATCCGTAGCTATTGTCATATCTTTTATATTTACATCATTTACGGAACTAGCGTCTGAGCCTACATGAAGTGTATCTGCAGGTAAGAGTACAAAAAAACAAAAGAGTGAAATTAATATAACTTTTATCATTTGCTCTCCTGTCTAAGAATAAAAGATTTTTCGTAAAGATCTTTTATAGGTTTCAAATCTTCAAGTTTAGTTTCTACAATGATTTGCGATTTGTATAACATCAAAAGTTGTTTGCCACGCTCATCATTTCCAAGTCCTTTTGATACGCTAGTCAAAGTAGTTTTCATTTTAGCATCTATACCTTTTCTAAAAAATCCAAAGCTTGTTGCTTGTAATTGCGTGTAATCAATTATTTTTAGTTTTTTTTCAACTTGAGGGTTAAGTTCTTTCATAAGATCAAATGACTTATTTGTGGCTATTACCGCATCAACTTTTCCAAAAAATAACTTAAGCAAGGCTCTTTGACGACTTGCAATAGGAACTAACTTAATCTCTTTTGTTTGAAAAGTTTCATACATTTTACTTTGTATATAAAGCTTTGCTATCTCATCGTTTTCATCTAAACCTATTTTTCTATCTTTTAGTCCACTCCATGATTCAATACCGCTTTTTTTGTTAACAATCAGCACAAAAGTTTCTTTTTCACCATTTAAAAAACCAGAACCAAACCCATCCTCGAGTTTTGAGAGGTCAAAATACTTTATAAAGTTCAAGCCAAAACCTGTTATAAAATCCAATTTGCCTGCATTTATATCAGCCGCCATCTCTGACATGTCATCATAATATTTGAAATCAAGTTTGTACCCAGTCCCCTTGGTAATCTCTTTTAACCAAACATCGCTAGCTATAATCATATCTTTTTTACTAAATTTGCTCATAGCACTTGAATCATACGCAATATGATAAGTTGTTGCTAATAAATTGCTAAATAGCAATAAGATAAAAGCTATCAGTCGTATCATAATGTAGCCTTTTCCTAAAGTATAATTTTATTGATGTACAATGCTATCTTTTGTACTATTTTTAGCTTTATACATAAGGTTGTCCGCTCTTCTTATAAGTGTATCCCAATCATCTTTACCATCAAACGCAACAACACCAAAACTTGCTGTTACAATTATCTCATTATCTAGTTTTATCTCCCTAAATGCGCCACGAAGTTTTTCTGCCATGATTACCGCACCATGACAATCATTTTCAGGCAATATCACTAAAAATTCTTCGCCACCCCAACGAACTCCTACATCTGAAGAACGTTTATTAGCTCGTATACAGCTTGCGACTTCTACTAAAACTTTATCACCAATGTCATGCCCATATTTGTCATTTATTTTTTTAAAATCATCAATATCAAGATAGATGAGTGCCAATGTCCTACCATATCTCTTTGCTCGTTCAAGCTCATCTTTTAAAAATTCTTTTCCCTTGTGTCGGTTAGCACACAGAGTAAGAGAGTCTGTTGTAGCTTGCGTGTGTAGTACTTTTAGTAACTCTTCTTTTTCTTCTATGTTCGCTATAGCTTGCAAACCAAAGGCTATCGTCTCTGATATATGACTAAAAAGTTCTAACTCATCTTTTTGGAAAGTATGTTTTTTCTTAAATGTTAAAGTAATCACACCTATCAATTCATTGCTTGGTTTAAGTACTATTGGAATAGAGACTATTGACTCTATACCCTCTTGCACAAAAATTTTCTTCAAAGGAAATTCCTCTAGTTTTTCAATATCATCAACAATAATCATCTTTTTTTCACTTATAGCTCTACATGTAGGACAACCACCTGTTGAATTAATCTCAAATACTTCACCCATAACTTGAACAACATCTATTTTCTCATGAAGAGATTGTGAAGCAACTTTTAGTTTATTCTCTTGCTTCAATAAAGCTATAAAAGCAAATTTAAATTCAACATTTTCTATAAAAGCATTGCAAACATCTTGTAGAAATTTCTCTTTACTAAACGCATTAACAATAGCACTAATAACCAATACATGAGTACTAACAAGCGACTTAAGATACCTCTCGTTTGATAACAATTGGTTTACATCATCTTGTAAATTTATAAGGATATTAAGATTTTTTAACTCACAATGCGTTTTTATAAATTTACCATTTTCATCATAACTTGATGTTCCATTTAAAATAACGTCAACATAAGTATCATCTTTTTTCTTGAGAAAAAAACGAAGATTATCTACACGTCCATACTGTTTTAAATGCGAAAAATTACCTTCAAATTGTTTCATGGACTCTTTGCTGATAAAGTCAGCAAAATTTTTCCCAATGACTTCTTCTTTTGTAAAGCCAAGGTAGTCCAGCCACGCTTGGTTAACATCTAGTATATCTCCATCTTTATCAAGCGATTGGTAGAGTGTTTGATAATTAAGTCTAGAAGATATTTCTCTAACACTCAAGAGAAATTCTTTTAGATTTAATGGCTTGAGTAAATATTTACTTATTCCCAGATTAATAGCTTGAAGAAGATGCTGTGTTTCATTAAAAGCTGTTATAACTATAACGAAGACATCTTTGTTTATTTTTTTGATATTTTCAATCATTTCAATACCATTCATAATAGGCATCTGAATATCTGTAACAACTATATCTGGCCCGTGTTCTTTGAACATAGCCAAACCCTCTTTCCCATTAAAAGCTATATATAATTGATCTGTAAATTGCTTCAAGAAGTATGACACTTCTTCATTTGCATTTATATCGTCTTCAACATACAAAATTTTAATATTTTTAATGTCTAACATATAATTATAAAACCTTTCATCATCTTGCTGTTTTATATAACTAAACTCTTTGCTTGAGTTTGAAAGCAAAAAATTAAACTTATCACATTATGTTTTTTAATATTATTAATTGTATCTAATGAATTATTAATAGTATATAAAACAACAGCTTGGTTTAATTGTAGCTGGTATATTAAGGCATGAATCAATAAAAGGAGAAAAACAATCATAGTCGAGCAAGGTTAGAAGTCGTAATTTTGTTATAAAATCTATAAATCTATAAATCTATAAATCTATAGCAAGTTTTTTTAAGGTCTCCAAGTCAACCAACTGTAGTATGGCCTGATGAGTAGCGTGTATAAATATCTGTGGAGCGTTTCCGTCTTTTACTGCTTGAGCGAAACGAAGTCCCGATAGGCACCAGCTCTGACCAGGTTTTACTCCAGGGAAGTTGTACTGAGGCATGGGGGTCGAGAGGTCGTTCCCAGTGCGTTTTGAGTATTCCAAAAACTCTTTACTTGCATAAATGCAAACGGCATGCATTCCTTGATTATCTGGAGTTACTTGACAAGTTCCATTTCTTTTAAAGCCAGTAAGAGGGTCTAAACTACATGGCTCCAGGAACTCTCCCAAGACGTTTACTTCTTCAAATACAAACTGAGTTTTTGGCATAAATACTACCTCATAATTTTTAAAGGATTGTACCTTATATTTTAGAAGATTATTTTTGAACTAAAAATTAATCTTAAAGCTTAAAAAAGCGCTAATTTTGAATACTACCTTCTCACTTATTTAGACTATTATCCAAACTTAAAAAATAAATTTAATTGATTTTTCAGGCCATCATTGATTAAAGTATGTACTATATTTCTATCATTAGAAGTGCAACTATTAAGGGATTAAAGAACAAAGAGGAAGACAAAATGGGTTTATCACAAAGTACAATTGCAATAGTAAAAGCAACTGCCGCTTCTGCAGCTGCTAATGCAGAAGCAATAACAACACGTATGTATGAAATTTTATTTGAAACACATCCTGAGACAAAAGAATTTTTTAAAGATGCAGATCCTGACCAACATAAAAAACTTGCTGGAGCTGTTTGTGTCTATGCAGCAAATATCGACAACTTAGGAGCTCTCTCTAAAGCAGTAGAAAAAATGGCAAAAACGCATGTCCTTGTAAAAGTTCAACCTGAGCACTATCCTATTGTAGGTATTTCACTACTTAGTGCGGTTAAAGATGTTCTTGGTGATGCAGCTACAGATGAAGTTCTCGAAGCTTGGAAAGAGGCATACTTCTTTTTGGCAGATATTTTAATCGCACACGAAAAAGAGCTTTACAAACAACAGATTTAGTTCAAGACCTCATAACTAGCATAAAGGATAAAACTAGTCCAAGATAGTTCTGATATTTGAGTTTGAAATTCATTAGTTAATTCATGGTTTTGTTCTAGAAAGTCCGATAAGAGATTTATATATTACTTATTTTAATTTCCAGTGAGTCTTAATTCCACATTTTTTACATTCTGGTATGAGTTCATTTTTCTTAACATGTATCTCGCATCCACATTTGACACATTTTAAATCAGCATCAATAATTGCTTTTGTTCCAATTAGAAATTCTACTTTCATAGCAGTTGCAGTATATGTTGTTACCCCATATGGTACTAAATAAGTGAGACCTAGCTTTATAAAATTTAGATTTGCAATATCCAATGTAACTAGAGTTTCTCCTTGATTTATCAGGTTTAGAATTGTTCCAACAATGAGTGAAACTTTTAAAGCTCTATTTATCACATTTGGAGATATTACTATCTCACCATATATTTTAAAATACTTCATTTTAATCATTATATCTATCTCTTATTTATAAAAATTTATCTAAATTATCCATAAAGATTGTTGCCAATTTTGGGTCAAAATGTTTGCCGCTTTAATTAATATATTGTGACTCGTTTAACATGATTTCCAGTCTCTTTATAGAAATTGCTCTTTTTTATTCTCATCTATGACTCAGTGTGTTTCATATTATAACTGTGTTTTTCAAACATAAACAACAACCCTCATATTTTTTTTCTACTTACTAAAGAGTATATCGTCATCTTTCTCATCAACTTACAGCTTTTAGCTATAATTTCCCAATGAAAAATATAATAAACATAAGCACTCACTCATAATGGATTTTCTTACTTTTAAAAGCTTTATTAGTATTGAGGCTTTAATAATATTTTATTATATAGGGGCACTTATATTGCCTATTGGTATATGGCTCTTACTTCTTTGGCTTGTACGAAAATATAAACTATTAAACACTTCATATGAAAAAGGGAAAGAAGTAATATGGAAATTGTTAAATAGAGAACAGAAAATTAAGTTTGTAGCAATTTTTGTGATTTTATTTCTGTTTATGCAACTATTTTGGCGAATGTTTTTTGAGTTTTTAATTGCTTACATGCAGATAAGGGATGCGTTATTACTCACTTAACTATGAGAAGAAACACCCTCCTAAAACCTTATTTAGTCCTCATGTGTTGGTGAAGTGTAGTCGAATGCGAATTTCATTTTTCTACCAATTTCCTCATCCACTTCATCTATAATCTTCTCAG
This window encodes:
- the nrtS gene encoding nitrate/nitrite transporter NrtS, whose product is MKYFKIYGEIVISPNVINRALKVSLIVGTILNLINQGETLVTLDIANLNFIKLGLTYLVPYGVTTYTATAMKVEFLIGTKAIIDADLKCVKCGCEIHVKKNELIPECKKCGIKTHWKLK
- a CDS encoding diguanylate cyclase, translated to MLDIKNIKILYVEDDINANEEVSYFLKQFTDQLYIAFNGKEGLAMFKEHGPDIVVTDIQMPIMNGIEMIENIKKINKDVFVIVITAFNETQHLLQAINLGISKYLLKPLNLKEFLLSVREISSRLNYQTLYQSLDKDGDILDVNQAWLDYLGFTKEEVIGKNFADFISKESMKQFEGNFSHLKQYGRVDNLRFFLKKKDDTYVDVILNGTSSYDENGKFIKTHCELKNLNILINLQDDVNQLLSNERYLKSLVSTHVLVISAIVNAFSKEKFLQDVCNAFIENVEFKFAFIALLKQENKLKVASQSLHEKIDVVQVMGEVFEINSTGGCPTCRAISEKKMIIVDDIEKLEEFPLKKIFVQEGIESIVSIPIVLKPSNELIGVITLTFKKKHTFQKDELELFSHISETIAFGLQAIANIEEKEELLKVLHTQATTDSLTLCANRHKGKEFLKDELERAKRYGRTLALIYLDIDDFKKINDKYGHDIGDKVLVEVASCIRANKRSSDVGVRWGGEEFLVILPENDCHGAVIMAEKLRGAFREIKLDNEIIVTASFGVVAFDGKDDWDTLIRRADNLMYKAKNSTKDSIVHQ
- a CDS encoding globin domain-containing protein; amino-acid sequence: MGLSQSTIAIVKATAASAAANAEAITTRMYEILFETHPETKEFFKDADPDQHKKLAGAVCVYAANIDNLGALSKAVEKMAKTHVLVKVQPEHYPIVGISLLSAVKDVLGDAATDEVLEAWKEAYFFLADILIAHEKELYKQQI
- a CDS encoding DUF2237 family protein, with amino-acid sequence MPKTQFVFEEVNVLGEFLEPCSLDPLTGFKRNGTCQVTPDNQGMHAVCIYASKEFLEYSKRTGNDLSTPMPQYNFPGVKPGQSWCLSGLRFAQAVKDGNAPQIFIHATHQAILQLVDLETLKKLAIDL
- a CDS encoding PhnD/SsuA/transferrin family substrate-binding protein, which encodes MIRLIAFILLLFSNLLATTYHIAYDSSAMSKFSKKDMIIASDVWLKEITKGTGYKLDFKYYDDMSEMAADINAGKLDFITGFGLNFIKYFDLSKLEDGFGSGFLNGEKETFVLIVNKKSGIESWSGLKDRKIGLDENDEIAKLYIQSKMYETFQTKEIKLVPIASRQRALLKLFFGKVDAVIATNKSFDLMKELNPQVEKKLKIIDYTQLQATSFGFFRKGIDAKMKTTLTSVSKGLGNDERGKQLLMLYKSQIIVETKLEDLKPIKDLYEKSFILRQESK
- a CDS encoding DUF4282 domain-containing protein; this translates as MDFLTFKSFISIEALIIFYYIGALILPIGIWLLLLWLVRKYKLLNTSYEKGKEVIWKLLNREQKIKFVAIFVILFLFMQLFWRMFFEFLIAYMQIRDALLLT
- a CDS encoding PhnD/SsuA/transferrin family substrate-binding protein, translating into MIKVILISLFCFFVLLPADTLHVGSDASSVNDVNIKDMTIATDVWLKEIAKEINLDTSTTIYENPAHMAQDFADGKLDYVAAFGLVFVKYFDLSKLSDGFAQAFLNGEKETFVVVVNKESGINTLSDLEGKSISIQEYDEAAKLYIEYKIKEKLENLTTKFETYPSRQRALLKLFFGKVKAAVSTNKSYALATELNPQIGQKLKIIEITNLQATTFGFLSKSMNENTKKLISNGAKNIHKTKRGRQLLTLYKTEMISDSKLEDLKPFQELYDKTNHLNKKGK